The stretch of DNA AATTTTTTCAATTAAAGCTCTCTCTTGTGGATGACCCGTGAAGTCTAGGTCTTCATATAGATGTAGTGTAGGCCAATTGACGGATTCTACATTTAAGTCTTCTAAGAGCAGCTCTATATTTATAGAGAAAGTAATTTTAGGAAGCTGCCCTTCGGGTGCTTCAATTTTTACCACTTGATATTTCCTAGGGAAGCCGTAGAATAAAGGAGATGCAGCTAAGGCAGCACTGCTAACTAATTTAGGGTTGGCAGCAAGGATAAGCTCTTCTTCTTTAGTCATCTCTATTGGTAGATAGAGGCATTTTCTATCAACTTTTATATCATATTTTTTGTGTAAAAAATAGTTTATAACGAAAGCAATTAAAATAACAGGGAAGAGAATAAAGGCAAGGATCCTTAAAATTTTTGCTGCCATAGAAGTTAGGAGTTTTACTTCTTTAATTAAAATAAATCCCTCGGGGTCATAAGAAACAATTTTGGTAGTCCCGAAAAGATAGGAGTCTAGCCTCCTCATCAGAGAAACTCCAAAAGTACTAGAAGAATAGTCTGCGTAACCGCGTATGTTGCTCATAAAAACTCCTTTGTCACCTGTTAAAGACAGCACATGGGAATAAAAGTTTAACACAAATGTCTTTTAATCAAAACTTTAATGATAGTTTTTTCTAATTAAGGAGCATTGGGATCATAGGCATATCTCCAACTAAAGAATAAATATTTGAAGATAGTTTGAACCAAATTGGAATGATTTATAAATAATTCTTATTATAAAACAACCTAATAGAAATTTATAGAAAATTGAACTTGTTTTAATTACAGCGATATCTCATACTATTTTGATGTAGTCATTAATAAATATTGATTGTTCCTTTATTGATTGCTCTGATCTTCAAATGCGTAATCCGTTTGATCCTTCACTATAAATATCATTTTGAGAAGGCATCTTCCGATCCAAAAAAGGTATCTCCCGATCCAAAATCATTGCAAAAAACAATTGATAATTTAGGGTCAAAAGCAGATCAACTCGCTGGTAGTTTAGGGTCAGCACTAGGAGGACTTTTTAACTAGAAAAACTCAATATAAAAGGTGGTCTTAAGACCGCCTTTTTATAATATTGATAACTTCCAGTTGTAGTTATTCTGTTCAACGAATTTTCTCGACTAATTTTTCTTTAAAAACTACATTAGCATAGGTCAAGCATATAGAAGGTAGGAGCACCCTTTGATTACAGGCGCGGTATTGAAAAAGCATGAACAGCGCACTATGTTTTCACTGACTCTACTTAATAACTTCACCACTTTTGGCATTTTACATACCCCCCTCCATTTTAATCCTCCTTATCCTACAGTTATACTTCTCCACGGTTTAGCTTCAGATAAAACAGGTTCAAAACGCTCCCACGTAAGTCTAGCTTATGAACTAACTCGGTTGGGTATAGCAGCTCTCAGAGTTGATCTTCTTGGTCACGGAGACTGTGAGGGTCGCCTTACTGACTTCTCTCTTGAAAATTATAAGCAGAACATTCGGGAGGTCATTGACTACTTTTATTCCCTGCCTCATCTAGATCCAGAAAAGCTTGCTATTTTTGGTTCTTCAATAGGAGGAACCCTTGCTCTCCTGGCTCTTCTTTCTTGTAAGAAAATCAAAGCCTTAGCTTTATGGGCACCTACAATTTCAGGCAAACTAATGTCTATGGAAGCAAAAAAAAATTCTCCCGAAGCTATCACAATTAATGAAAAAGGCGAGGTTACTTATGCTGGTCTTACTCTAAATTCCGATTTCTATTCGCAATTCCTAAAAATAGATATCCTTAAGGAGCTTGTTCCCTATGCTCGCAATCTCCCTAGAATTCTTTACATGCAGGGTGAGAAAGACTCTTTAGTTTCTATAAACCACCAAAAACTTTTTCTCCAAGCGTTTGGAAATAAAGACAAACAACTCACTATTCTTACGTATCCTGATGTCGATCATGCCTTTCCTCTTTCTGAATCTTCGGCCCTCTTAGATCTCACTCAATGGTTAAAAAAAGAACTAACTTTTAGGGAATAAACTGTGGAACTTCTCTCGTTAAATAAAAGTTATTTTGAAATCCAACGTCTTCGCTACCGCCCAGAGACTCTCTCCCTGCTAGAGACTATACATTCACAGCATATCCAAGAATCCTGTTCTCCATCTTCTCCCCCCCCAGAATTACAAAAACACATTCCTAATCTATGTCAAATCCCCGAAGTTTCTATTTATACTCGAGAGGCAACTCCATCAAAACCATTAAAGATTGGGGTTTTGCTCTCAGGAGGACAAGCTCCTGGAGGACATAATGTCGTTATCGGTCTTTTTGATGCTTTACGAGTATTCAATCCTAAAACTCGGTTATTTGGATTTATCAAAGGACCCTTAGGACTTACTCGTGGACTCTATAAAGATCTAGATATTTCTGTAATCTATGACTACTATAACATGGGGGGATTCGATATGCTCTCCTCTAGTCGAGAAAAAATTAAAACTGAAGAACAAAAAAAAACCATCCTCAATACAGTAAAGAAACTAAAATTAGACGGGTTGCTCATTATAGGAGGAAATAATTCCAACACAGACACTGCAATGCTTGCGGAATATTTTCTTGCTCATAACTGCAAAACACCTGTAATTGGAGTTCCTAAAACTATAGACGGTGATCTCAAAAACTGCTGGATTGAAACCTCTTTGGGCTTTCATACTTCTTGTCGCACGTACTCAGAAATAATTGGAAATCTTGCTAAAGACGCTCTTTCTGCAAAAAAATATCACCACTTCATCCGTCTCATGGGACAACAAGCCTCCTATACCACTTTAGAATGCGGATTGCAGACACTTCCTAATATAGCCTTAATTAGCGAGCATATCGCTACTAGAAACATCTCTTTAAAGAAACTTAGCAAACATCTTGCTTTAGGTTTGGTACACCGCTATCGATCGGGTAAAAACTATAGTACTGTGTTAATTCCAGAGGGGCTTATCGAGCATATTTTCGATACACGCAAGCTTATAGATGAACTGAACGTTTTGCTCGCTAACGGAGATTCTGCTATTGAGAAAATTATTACTAGGCTCTCCCCAGAAGCCTTAAAAACTTTTCATTCCCTTCCTCAAGACATTGCAAACCAACTTCTTTTGGCTCGCGATTCTTACGGAAATGTTAGAGTTTCAAAAATTGCTACGGAAGAGCTTCTTGCGATAATCGTAAAGAAAGAAATTGAAAAGATAGAACCCCAGATGGAATTTCATTCCGTATCGCATTTTTTTGGTTATGAAGCAAGAGCTGGATTCCCATCCAATTTCGATTGTAATTATGGAATAGCTTTAGGAATTATTTCTGCATTATTTCTGGTGCGACAAAAGACTGGATATATGATTACAATAAATAATCTTGCTCAAGCTTATACTGAATGGCGGGGAGGAGCCACTCCCCTGTATAAGATGATGCACATAGAAAATCGTTGTGGGACGGAAACTTCGGTTATTAAAACAGACTCGGTAGACCCGAAATCACCTGCTGTTCAATATTTACTTCAACAAAGCGATTCTTGTTTGGTTAAAGATTTGTATCGTTTTCCAGGTCCTTTGCAGTACTTTGGAAAAGAGGAACTCATAGATCAGA from Candidatus Chlamydia corallus encodes:
- a CDS encoding DUF648 domain-containing protein gives rise to the protein MSNIRGYADYSSSTFGVSLMRRLDSYLFGTTKIVSYDPEGFILIKEVKLLTSMAAKILRILAFILFPVILIAFVINYFLHKKYDIKVDRKCLYLPIEMTKEEELILAANPKLVSSAALAASPLFYGFPRKYQVVKIEAPEGQLPKITFSINIELLLEDLNVESVNWPTLHLYEDLDFTGHPQERALIEKIRGIEGRDSKQMSLLSKRLLTRHFLECFCNTLHLEKNSVPLLLYTYDHNTYGIEKTIWHEIYFAMQGLQKYSPGACLSDRILELGFSLGRIFALKGSCSGALWVNRYGIEFNSENKQEILGELGFFPLN
- a CDS encoding alpha/beta hydrolase, yielding MITGAVLKKHEQRTMFSLTLLNNFTTFGILHTPLHFNPPYPTVILLHGLASDKTGSKRSHVSLAYELTRLGIAALRVDLLGHGDCEGRLTDFSLENYKQNIREVIDYFYSLPHLDPEKLAIFGSSIGGTLALLALLSCKKIKALALWAPTISGKLMSMEAKKNSPEAITINEKGEVTYAGLTLNSDFYSQFLKIDILKELVPYARNLPRILYMQGEKDSLVSINHQKLFLQAFGNKDKQLTILTYPDVDHAFPLSESSALLDLTQWLKKELTFRE
- a CDS encoding diphosphate--fructose-6-phosphate 1-phosphotransferase: MELLSLNKSYFEIQRLRYRPETLSLLETIHSQHIQESCSPSSPPPELQKHIPNLCQIPEVSIYTREATPSKPLKIGVLLSGGQAPGGHNVVIGLFDALRVFNPKTRLFGFIKGPLGLTRGLYKDLDISVIYDYYNMGGFDMLSSSREKIKTEEQKKTILNTVKKLKLDGLLIIGGNNSNTDTAMLAEYFLAHNCKTPVIGVPKTIDGDLKNCWIETSLGFHTSCRTYSEIIGNLAKDALSAKKYHHFIRLMGQQASYTTLECGLQTLPNIALISEHIATRNISLKKLSKHLALGLVHRYRSGKNYSTVLIPEGLIEHIFDTRKLIDELNVLLANGDSAIEKIITRLSPEALKTFHSLPQDIANQLLLARDSYGNVRVSKIATEELLAIIVKKEIEKIEPQMEFHSVSHFFGYEARAGFPSNFDCNYGIALGIISALFLVRQKTGYMITINNLAQAYTEWRGGATPLYKMMHIENRCGTETSVIKTDSVDPKSPAVQYLLQQSDSCLVKDLYRFPGPLQYFGKEELIDQRPLTLIWENQAHSPPF